Proteins from one Paenibacillus amylolyticus genomic window:
- a CDS encoding amino acid permease, with protein sequence MAQTEGTLQKKLKPRHISFMAMGGVIGTGIFKGSAETIGLAGPGVIVTYIFAGLLLLVVMAAMAEMATVYKNKNMKDFVQEAFGSRVSFVMGWMYCFLWLSVCVIEVIAAGSFLQYWFTEVPLWMLSLACAAFIILVNLLSVGVFGEFEFWLAGIKIAMIIIFIFLGAGLIFGIIPSDNTPYLQNYTQAGGFLPNGWSSIFSALLVVMFSYGGSELIGLTLTETENAEKVMPKIVANFMLRIILFFTLPILIICGLIPWNEIGPESSPFVQVLASTGLPGAAHIMNFILVTAVLSAANSGIYGASRMMHSMAVGGEAPKALSQTNRNGSPVNTLLVCAVVLLGGSMLGLFAQDQLFRVLLAVPGFVVILVWICIASSQLKLRKRYPVQPTFKVWGFPYITGVVVLGLSVIAVMFVFDAGNRFSISICLAVLALLVIWSLIRFRKTNGRTV encoded by the coding sequence TTGGCTCAGACAGAGGGAACACTTCAGAAGAAGCTTAAACCAAGACACATCAGTTTTATGGCTATGGGTGGTGTCATTGGAACAGGAATTTTCAAAGGCAGTGCAGAGACGATCGGACTCGCGGGTCCGGGTGTGATTGTCACGTACATTTTTGCCGGATTATTGCTGCTGGTGGTTATGGCTGCGATGGCAGAGATGGCCACGGTGTATAAAAACAAAAATATGAAAGACTTCGTACAGGAAGCATTCGGTAGCCGAGTTTCTTTTGTTATGGGATGGATGTATTGCTTTCTATGGTTATCGGTATGTGTTATCGAGGTGATTGCCGCCGGGAGCTTTTTGCAGTATTGGTTCACAGAAGTGCCGCTGTGGATGCTAAGTCTGGCGTGTGCGGCGTTCATTATATTGGTTAATCTGCTCAGTGTAGGTGTGTTCGGTGAATTTGAATTCTGGCTGGCCGGGATCAAAATTGCCATGATCATCATTTTTATCTTTCTGGGTGCAGGGTTGATCTTTGGCATTATTCCGAGTGATAACACTCCTTATCTGCAAAATTATACGCAAGCAGGCGGGTTCCTCCCGAACGGGTGGTCCTCGATCTTCTCGGCACTGCTTGTGGTTATGTTCTCTTATGGGGGATCTGAACTGATTGGTCTGACCCTGACGGAGACGGAAAATGCAGAAAAGGTCATGCCCAAAATCGTGGCCAATTTCATGCTGCGAATTATTCTGTTCTTCACCTTGCCGATTCTCATCATCTGTGGTCTCATACCCTGGAATGAAATCGGGCCGGAGAGCAGTCCGTTTGTACAAGTGCTTGCCTCCACGGGACTTCCGGGAGCAGCGCACATTATGAACTTTATTTTGGTGACGGCAGTGCTGTCCGCTGCGAATTCAGGAATCTACGGTGCATCCCGGATGATGCATTCCATGGCAGTAGGCGGGGAAGCACCAAAAGCATTGTCACAGACGAATCGCAACGGCAGCCCCGTGAATACCTTGCTGGTATGCGCGGTTGTATTGCTCGGAGGTTCCATGCTTGGCCTGTTCGCGCAGGATCAACTGTTCCGTGTATTGCTCGCCGTTCCGGGGTTTGTGGTCATCCTGGTGTGGATCTGTATTGCCTCATCGCAGTTGAAGCTGCGGAAGAGATATCCGGTTCAACCAACCTTCAAAGTCTGGGGATTCCCTTATATAACCGGAGTTGTGGTACTGGGTCTCAGTGTCATTGCAGTGATGTTTGTGTTTGATGCAGGCAATCGGTTCAGCATTAGCATCTGTCTGGCCGTGCTCGCATTGCTGGTGATCTGGTCCCTGATTCGATTCAGGAAGACGAATGGACGAACAGTTTAG
- a CDS encoding GNAT family N-acetyltransferase → MEIKVDDLSGVQVKALIAEHLQGMAADSPPESIHALNLDGLKKPEITFWCAWEGDDLLGCGAIKELNLEHAELKSMRTASAHLRKGVARKILAHIMEVATDRGYKRISLETGSMDSFIPARKLYEDFGFVYCEPFADYTLDPNSAFMTKTI, encoded by the coding sequence TTGGAGATCAAAGTGGATGATTTGAGTGGAGTACAAGTGAAGGCATTAATCGCAGAGCATTTACAAGGGATGGCAGCGGATTCGCCTCCAGAGAGTATTCATGCGCTGAATCTGGATGGGCTTAAGAAGCCTGAAATTACATTCTGGTGTGCATGGGAAGGCGACGACTTGCTCGGCTGCGGGGCGATCAAGGAACTTAATTTGGAACATGCCGAATTGAAGTCGATGCGTACGGCTTCGGCCCACTTAAGAAAAGGCGTAGCGAGAAAAATTTTGGCTCACATTATGGAGGTTGCCACAGATCGTGGTTATAAGCGAATCAGTCTGGAGACGGGTTCAATGGATTCATTTATCCCGGCACGGAAGTTGTACGAAGACTTCGGATTCGTATACTGCGAACCTTTCGCGGACTATACATTGGACCCGAACAGCGCATTTATGACAAAAACAATCTAA
- a CDS encoding GNAT family protein, protein MTLTTDNLFYSTRLKMTPPRQEDVQTMLQWNEDPEYLRNVDTDLAIPYSERQLEDEGETKNKEVYFRLRTHEEDTLIGFVVIHSIEWNNRCGQLAIGIGLAEHRNKGYGTEALNLMLRYAFHEMNLDRVGLDVIAYNAKAIRSYEKAGFQLEGRARSAVYRDGKRYDRLMMGILRTEWETHNQIHTEGEQA, encoded by the coding sequence ATGACACTAACAACGGACAACCTGTTTTATAGCACCCGATTGAAAATGACACCCCCACGCCAAGAAGATGTTCAAACCATGCTGCAATGGAACGAAGACCCGGAGTACCTTCGGAATGTGGATACTGATCTTGCCATTCCCTATTCAGAGAGACAGCTGGAAGATGAGGGCGAAACGAAGAACAAGGAAGTGTATTTCAGACTTCGCACGCATGAAGAGGATACGCTGATTGGTTTTGTCGTCATTCACAGCATTGAATGGAATAACCGATGTGGCCAGCTTGCCATTGGCATCGGACTTGCCGAACATCGCAACAAGGGATATGGCACGGAAGCGTTGAATCTAATGTTGCGATATGCGTTCCACGAGATGAACCTGGACCGGGTTGGTCTTGATGTCATCGCCTACAATGCCAAAGCCATTCGTTCCTATGAGAAGGCCGGATTTCAGTTGGAGGGTCGGGCACGCTCAGCTGTATATCGTGATGGCAAGCGTTACGACCGCTTAATGATGGGAATCCTGAGAACAGAATGGGAAACACACAATCAGATCCACACGGAGGGTGAGCAAGCATGA
- a CDS encoding DUF1801 domain-containing protein, translating to MTKNAEVTAFIEQIQIPWQVQVAEQLRQMVHDTIPDVQERVQYKKPHFLKNGSYAAVISPSKQAVSFTIFHATGLDLPDGIFEGPEERKTIKLKEKDTPDYEWLAGLLKQASAEL from the coding sequence ATGACCAAGAATGCAGAAGTTACTGCGTTTATTGAACAGATTCAGATCCCCTGGCAAGTACAGGTCGCTGAACAATTGCGGCAAATGGTGCATGATACCATCCCAGACGTGCAGGAACGCGTGCAATACAAGAAACCTCACTTTTTGAAAAACGGAAGCTACGCTGCGGTCATCTCTCCATCCAAACAAGCCGTATCCTTCACGATCTTTCATGCAACCGGACTTGATCTACCTGATGGGATATTTGAAGGCCCGGAAGAACGCAAAACGATCAAGCTCAAGGAAAAAGATACACCCGATTATGAATGGTTGGCTGGTTTGTTAAAGCAGGCATCTGCGGAATTATAG